CAGCAGGTCCCGGGCCAGGGCCACGGTCTCGGCGGTCTCCGGGATGCCCGGCAGGCCGAGGAAACTGGCGGTGGCGCCTTCGTGGGCCAGGCCGCCGTCGGCCAGGTCGTGGTCCTGGGAGTTGAAGATCACCGTCAGGTCGAAGGTCGCGGCGTAGTCCAGCGCCCGGCACAGGGTGCGGGTGTTGCCGAAGCTCTTGAGGCCGTTGCCGAACGCCACGCAGCCGGCGTCGCGCAGGGCCGCCAGTTCGGCCAGTTGTTCGCCGTCCAGGCCTTTGCTCAGGGCGCCGATGGGGAACACCTTGGTGTTGCCGGCCTCGCGGGCGCGGTCGAGGATCAGTTCGGCCACGGCGGAGGTGTCGAGCACCGGTCTGGTCTTCGGCGGGCAGCACAGGCTGGTCACGCCGCCGGCCGCCGCCGCGCGGGTTTCGCTGGCGATGGTGCCTTTGCGGCTGTAGCCCGGCTCGCGCAGGGCGACGTTGAGGTCCACCAGCCCCGGAGCGGCCACCAGGCCTTGGGCGTCGATGGTTTCCACGGCGGCGAACCCCGCCGGCGCGGCGCCGAGGGCGACGATCTTGCAGGCTTCGACGTGAATGTCGGTGACGCGGTCCAGGCCGCTGGCCGGGTCGATGACGCGTGCGCCGAGAATGCTGAGCTTCACTGGGCGTTCTCCTGCTCGAATTGGCGCTGGGCGGTCTGTCCGCTCATGGCCATGGACAGCACGGCCATGCGGATCGCGATGCCGTAGGTGACTTGGTTGAGGATGACCGAGTGCGGGCCGTCGGCCACCGCCGACTCGATCTCCACCCCGCGGTTGATCGGTCCGGGGTGCATGACGATGCAGTCGGGCTTGGCCCCGGCCAGGCGCGCGGTGGTCAGGCCGAACAGGCGGTAGAACTCGCCCTCGCTCGGCAGTAGGCCGCCGGTCATGCGCTCGCGCTGCAGGCGCAGCATGATCACCACGTCGACGTCCTTCAGGCCTTGGGCCATGTCGG
This Pseudomonas ekonensis DNA region includes the following protein-coding sequences:
- a CDS encoding dihydroorotase yields the protein MKLSILGARVIDPASGLDRVTDIHVEACKIVALGAAPAGFAAVETIDAQGLVAAPGLVDLNVALREPGYSRKGTIASETRAAAAGGVTSLCCPPKTRPVLDTSAVAELILDRAREAGNTKVFPIGALSKGLDGEQLAELAALRDAGCVAFGNGLKSFGNTRTLCRALDYAATFDLTVIFNSQDHDLADGGLAHEGATASFLGLPGIPETAETVALARDLLLVEQTGVRAHFSQLTSARGVALIAQAQARGLKVTADVALYQLILTDEALIDFSSLYHVQPPLRTRADRDGLREAVKSGVVTAISSHHQPHERDAKLAPFGATEPGISSVELLLPLAMTLVEDGLLDLPTLLARLSAGPAEALRLPAGKLEVGGAADIVLFDPKASTVAGEAWLSKGENCPFIGHSLPGVVRYTLVDGRVSHQA